The Microbacterium phyllosphaerae region CACGAGCAGGTCGGCGGTCTGCTCGGGCGACGTCGCCGCGCCGATGACCGCGTCGTCGTGAGCGATGAGCACTGCCTGCCAGATCGGCTGTCGAGCATCCGGATCCAGCGTGTACTGCATGAGTCCCTGTGGCGCCGCCTCGACCACGATGACGATCGAACCGTCGACCGGTTGCTCCACCCCTGCGTCCCCGTCCATGACGGTCCCCTGACCCGGGCGTCCCCACGCCCGCTATCCGCACAGGCTACTGCGAAAACTCGTCCGCGAGAGGACTTACGGTTCGTGAACTACGACCGATATCTACAACGGGGAGCGAAGGAGGAGGACCGTGACCAGCACCTACATCGAGACCGGCGGGCATGTACGCGTCTATGACGACGCCGTGCGCACCCACCAGGTCTTCCCTCTCGGCACCTATCGGGTGCACTTCACCTCGAAAGAGGGCTTCAGTCTCATCAAGGTCGACGACCTGACCGTGGGGACGGAGCGCATCTACGGCGGACGCGACAAGAAGGTCGACAAGATCTTCCGGTCGTACGCGCTCTCGGATCGCAGTCTCGGTGTGATGCTGTCCGGCGACAAGGGAATCGGCAAGACGCTGTTCCTGCGCATGGTCGCGGAGGAGGCCCGAGAGCAGTGCCTTCCCGTCGTGATCGTGTCGGAGGACAACGACGGCATCGTCGAGTTCCTGGACAGCCTGGACGAATGCCTCATCGTGTTCGATGAGTTCGAGAAGAACTTCCCCGCAGGGCGTCGCGGGATCGCCGACGGGACCAACCGTCAAAACCAGTTCCTGTCGCTCTTCGACGGGCTCTCGTCGGTGAAACGCATCTACTGCCTCACGGTCAACGACATCGCCGATGTCAGCACGTACATCGTCAATCGCCCCGGGCGATTCCACTACCACATGCGCTTCGAGTACCCCGGCCCCGACGAAGTCAGGCAGTACCTGCTCGACCAGGCCCCGCACGCCGACCCCGACGAGATCGAGAACGTCGCGCTCTTCTCCCGCCGAGCACGACTGAACTACGATCACCTCCGCGCGATCGCGTTCGAGCTCGACCAACCGGACACCCTGTTCTCGGAGATCGTCGAGGATCTCAACATCAAGTCGGTCGAGCCGAGCACCTACCGCATCGAGGCGCGGTTCCCCGACGGCAAGGTCTGGTCGGATGAGGTCGAGATGAACCTCTTCGAGCGCGGCGACGTCGGTCGCACCTACGAGCTCCGCAACTCGACCCGTTCGATCTTCGCGTCGTTCGTGCCGAAGGATCTGATCTTCGAACCGGACGGCAGCATCTTCGTGCCGATCCACAAGCTCGACCTGCTCGACGACGAGGACGAGGAACCCGAGGTCTACCCCACCACGGTCAGCCTCATCCTGGTCGGACAGGCGAGCTACGGGTTCGGACTCTGAATCGTCGAGGCCCCACGGCCGCGGCGCTCAGGGGCGTCAGACGCCGACGGCGTGCGACAGGATCGCACGCGTGAAACGCTGACCGCCCTCGGCGAGCCTCTCGAAGTAGGCGTCGAGCACCGACGCCGAGGAACGCGATGTCGGCGGCGCGTCGACGGCAGGCGAATCTGCGTAGTGACGGTCGAGGGCATCCCTCAGCATCCGCACCCCCTCGGCGCGCTGCTGCGACACAGCCGCGTGCGAGACGCCGAGCTCGTCGGCGATCTCTGTGACCGTGCGATCTTCGAAGTAGATCGCACGGACGACGTCGCGCTTGCGATCGGGCAGGGCATCCACCGCACGGCGGAGGAACTCATCGCGCTCTGAGGCGATGGCGAGCTCTTCGGGAAGGTATCCGGTCCAGACGATCTCGGGGGCGTCCGGCGCGTCGAGGCTCGTCACCATCCGCTCGGCGTCGGCGAGTCCCTCGCGCACCGTGGCCGTGTCCACACCCATGGCGGCAGCGATCTCGGCGACGGAGGGAGTGCGTCCCAGGGCCGAGGTGAGCGTCTGCCGGACCTTCGCCGTCGCCTTCGCCCGCACCCGCACCTCACGGGGCGCCCAGTCCATCGCCCGCAGCTCGTCCTTCAGCGCCCAGTTCACGCGCCCGCGCGCGAACGCGCCGAACGGGACGCCGAGCGTGGCATCGAACTTCTCGGCGGCGCGCACGAGAGCGAACGCGCCGGCGGAGGCCAGATCGTCACGGGAGACATGAGTCAGTCGAGAGGCGACGTAGGCCGTCGCTGCTCCGACGATGTGCAGGTGATCGACCACGAGCTGGTTGCGCGCACGCATCGGCATCGGATCCGCCTCTTCTCACTGTAAGTGCAAGCCCTCCCCAGCGACTCACAGTGCGACCTCTCCCCAGTGGCCAGAACTACTTTCATCTACATGCTAGGGCCGAGACTGGCACGAAAGATCCCCGATGGCCAAAACCACCGGGGATCTTCGTTTACGTTCAGATAACGATGACTAGTCGTTCACCTTGACGCGGCGGTTCACCTCACGCGTCGCCGAGAACTTCAGCACCGTGTAGTCGTTCACCTCGGCGTCGCCCTCATCCTTCGCGAACTGCACGCGATGCCCCTTGTGGGTCTGCGGGTAGAACTTGCCGAAGTTGGTGAGAGTGACGGTGTTCCCCCGGCCCACGAGATCGAGCAGCTCGTCGATCATCGCGCTGTATGCCGTCTGTGCCGCCTGCACCGAGATGCCCCCGCGTCGCGCGAACCTCTGCACGAATTCACGCTTGCTCACCCGGTTGGTCTCGAGCGTCCTTGATGTGCTCATGTCGTCTTCCGTCCCATGGAATGCGCTCGTCGCCGAACGCCTTGCGCTGTACCCCTACCAGCCATCCATGGCGCGCGCAGGATCCCATCTCCTGCGACGACGCCGGGATCTGCCAGTACCCCAGCCTGTGCCTTCAGAGCCTACGGGCTCTTCCTTGGTATATGCGGTGAATCTCGATATTCTCTGCTTTCCCCACCCGTGGGATGCCTGTCGCTCCGTCGAACGAAGCGGCCTAGACCGTCTGTGCGACGGCACCGGCGCGTACGGCTTCCCGCGCCTTCCTCGCCGACATCACGGAGACTCGGATCTGCGCACGGATGTCCATGCCGTCTTCGTCCGCTCGCACCGACAGCTCCGTCGTCGACAACGTCTTGGTGTTGACGACGACCTCGCCGTCGTTGATGAGGAGGTCTGCCCTGACCCCGTACGCCATGCCGATCACCGAGCCGGTCGGATCCGTCAGCGCGGCGGTGTTGCCCGCCGCCGTCTCGACGATGGAGGCGAGTTGCAGCGGCGAGTAGCGCGCCGAGTTCGGAAAACGGGTCACTGCCTCGGCGCTCGTCTTCGACACGAGCGCGAGATTCGTCTGCCCGGGAGCACGCCGATCGGCGGGGTGCACCCGTGCGTCGAGATAGTACGTCACCGCGCCGTCCTGATCCGACACCACGCGATCGTCGTACGCCATGACGACGAGGTTCACCCCCTGGGTCGCGCCGGGGCCGTGCGTGCGGGATCGCAGATCGACCACGTCATCTCTCCTGTGCGTTCTGGTCGGCGGATGCGGCTCACGCCGATCACCGGTGATGCGGTGGGCAGGGCGATCAACCGCCGAGCAGCGCCCGGATCGGATAGGTCTGGTCGTCGAGGATCGTCTGCGTCGCGCGTCCTGTCTCACGGTGGATCAGGATCGGCGCTCGCAGGTTGACGTGCACCCCGTCCGCCGACGGATTCGCCACGACGAACACATCGACCTCGGAGGAGTCGACGGCATCCACCTCTGCGAACACGTCCGCAGACACGACCGGGGCGTACCCCGGGTCGGCCGAGCGCGGATCCAGGACGAAGAGTCGGACATCGGCGTCGGTCGCCCGCAGCGCGTACAGCCCGTCGGCCCCGGTGATCGGTTCGAGGGCGAAGGCCCGGTACGGGCTGAGACCCAGCATCGGAGAGCGGAACTCGACGCGGATGCTCGTCGTCTCGGCGGTGGTGGTGCTCATCGCAGGAACTCCAGAAGGTTGGTCTGCAGCGATCGCGCGGTCACCTGCAGGGCTGATTGGAACACGAGCTCGGCGGACTGCAGCTTGACCAGGACCTCGAGACTGTCGACGTTCTCGACTTCGGCGCGACGCGCCTCGAGGTCGGTCGACGCCGACAGGTTCTGCGACGCGGCGCGCTCGAGCTGCGCCTGACGAGCACCGGTGGCTCCTCGGGCGGAGACGACGTCCTTCAGCCGAGCGTCGATGTCGTCGAGACGTCCGCCGACATCCGCTCCGCCACGGAGCTCCGCGGCGATGTCGTTCAGCAGCGCGAAAGCGCTGGTGGCACCCTGGCCGAACGCCTGCGCGCCGTCGAAGTCGACGCGCACGGTCTCGTTGTCACTGATGCGCCGACGCACTCCCTCACCCGGGATGCCGTTGAAGGCGAAGGTGCCGGAGTCGAACGCCGTGCCCGAATCGCTCGTGCCCGCGAACACGCTGCGCCCGAGCACGGTGGTGTTCGCCTGGGCGAGCAGCTCGGCGCTGATTGTCTCGAGCTCCTGCGCGATGGACTCGCGCGCGGTCGGGCTGAGCGCCCCGGAGTTCGCGCCCTGCACGGTGAGGTCGCGCGCTCGATTGAGAAGGTCGGTGCTGGCCCCGAGTGCCGTGTCGACCGTGGTCACCCAGGCCATCCCATCACTGAGGTTGCGGGCGAACTGCGCGACACGGGACTGATCGCCGTGCACGCCGAGTGTGGTCGCGGCCGCGGCCGGATCCTCGCTGGGTGTGCGGAAGGCACGCTGTGACGCGGCCTGGTTCTGCAGTCGCTCGCGATCGGCGAGGTTCGCCTGCAGAGTCCGCAGCGACTGCTGCGTCATCGTGTTGCTCGTGATGCGTCCGATCATGATGGCTCTCCCCAGAGTCAGCGGCCGACGAGGCCTGTGCGGTTGATCAGAAGGTCCAGCGCCTCATCCACGGCAGTGAGCACCCGCGCCGCGGCCTGGTAGGCGGTCTGGTAGGTGAGGAGGTTGATCGTCTCCTCGTCGCCGTCGACCGACGCGTTCGACTGCTGCGCGGTGACGGCCGCGACGGCGCCCATATCGGCGATGTCGGCACGCTGCCTGTCGCCGGCGACGGCGACGGCGAATCCGGTGACGAAACTCGACCAGGTCTTGCTCGGCCCCGTCGCCGACGATCCCAGCGTGCTGATGCGGTCGGCGATCGTGGTGTCCTTCGCGCCGGCACCCGGAGCAGCCAGCGCGAGGTCGTCGAGGCCCGTGGGCACGACGCCGAGCCCCAGAGCCGCGGGTCCTGCGCCGGCGACCGAGAAGAAGTCGCCTCCCGCGGCGCCCGACGACGTCACTCCGGTGCGATGCACGTCGTTCACCGCCGTGGCGAGAGCGGCGGCGGTCTCGTTGTATGCCGCTGCCACGCCTGCGAGAGTTCCGCCCTCCGACGCGGGAGCGAGAGAGCTGATCGTGCCGCCGATGATTCCTCCGGTGACCGACACGGCCAGGCCCGGTCGATCAGCCCAGGCGACACCGATGCGACCTCCGTCGGCGATGTCCTGGGGGCCGCTCGCGATGAGCGCACGACTGCTGTCGCCCGAGACGAGGGCGTTCCCGTCGACACGCAGAGTGAGCGTGCCGTCCGCCTCGACGCTCCCCTTCGCCCCGACTGCCGTCGAGAGCTGCTGCGCCAGGACGTTGCGCTGATCGATCAGCTCGTTCGCGTTCCGGCCCGACTGCAGAGCATCCCTGATCTGCCCGTTGAGCGTCGCCACCTGCCCGGCGACCGCGTTGACGTCGGCGATCTGACTGTCGACCTGACCGCGCAGGTCGCTCCACTGCCCCGCGATCGATTGGTACCCGGCCGCGATCTGGCCCACGAGCACGCTGGCGTTGGTGAGCACGACCTGCGCTGCTGCGGGATCCGGCGTGTTGGTCAGGTCCGACCACCCCGCCCAGAACCGATCGAGGTTGGCTGCGAGCCCGGCTTTGGTGGGTTCGGCGAGCACGTCCTCCGCCTGCCCGGCCGCCGTTGCACGAGCCACCCAGAAGCCGGACGTCGCGAGGGCATCGCGCACGCGGGCGTCGAGGATGTCGTCACCGAGCCGGGCGATGCCGGTCACCCCGACGCCACCGCCGATGCCGAGGCCCGACGGCCACAGCCCCGTCTGACCGGGTGCCGAGACCGACACCTGATCGACGCGCTGGCGGGTGTATCCGGGTGTCGCCTGATTGGCGATGTTCTGACCGGTGACGGTCATACCCGCCCGTGCGGCGGAGAGAGCGGACTCTGCGAGCCGGAGCCCTGCGAAGGAAGACATGGTCCCCTCACACCCGGGTGTCGAGAAGTCGGGCGTCGGCGCCGCGGACGACATCGCCCTGCGGGTCGTACTCGCCGGTGGGCACACCGAGTCCGGCGATGGTCTCCTGCGTCACCCGGATCGCCGTGCGCAGTCGCTGTTCGTTGACCTTCTTCATGTCGCCGATCTCGTCGGCGAGAGCCGTCATGGCGTCGAGGTGCCCCGAGAGGACCTCGCGCCAGGCATCGGTGGGCGCGGCGTCGATCAGATCGCGAAGGGTCGTCGCCTCGGGGACACCCCATTCGTCAGCGACGGAGATGACGAGCGTGTCGCGAGAGAGGGCGACCGTCGGCATCGCCGCCAGAACGCGCTCGATCTCGTTCGCCGCATGGTGGATCCAGCGGTTGCGTCCGGTCGCGAGCAGCATCTGCTGCTCGTCCAGCTTGAAGAGCAGCACCTCCAGCAGATCGCGCTCTCGCATCAGTTGCATGCTCAGGTCGTGAGCGGCCACGATTCGTCACCTCGTCATGTCACGGTTTCCGTGACGGGATCGCCCGTCACATCCACGACTATCGCGACAACGTGCGGACCAGTAACTCGGAGCGCATGGGGAGAACTCCCCATTGACAGATGTCAGGAGGTGGTGCTTGTGCGTCCGAGGGCCCCCAGGAGCAGAGCCTCAGCCGTCTCACCGGACGAGGTCTGCGCCGCTTCCTGGTTGGCATCGCTCACCGCGAGGACGATCTCTGCACGGTTGATGCGCTTGTCCCGCGGGGCGTCGATGCCGACACGAACCCCACTCGGGGTCACCGCCAGGATCGTCACGGTGATGTCATCACCGATCACGATGCTCTCATTGGCGCGTCTCGTGAGTACCAGCATGCGTCGTCTGCCTTCCATGGCGTGAGCGCTGTCGCGCCCTCTGCTCACAAACGTACCGCACTCGACTCGTAAATGAGCAGAATTGCACCTATACCGCAGCGCTGGGCAGAGCAGACTGCGTCATGCGGACGACCCCGACGACATCAGTCGCGAGACCGCCGGCCGCCGCCTCGTCGTAAGACAGCACGGGGAGCCCGCCGACCTGCGATGAGACCATCCGCCGCACCGCCTGCCGCAGCGACGGAGCGCACACGAGCACCGGCTCCGGTCCGATCTGATCGAGCTCGGCGACCGTGCGCCGCACGTTCTCGAGCACCTGCATGGTCGCCTCGGGCGTCAACACGATCTGCGGTTGCCCCTCGACCACACGCATCCCCTCGAGCATCTGCTGCTCGAGCATCGGCTCGAACATCACGACGCGGATCCGACCGTCCTCGGCGAACCGAGCGGCGATGGCCGGACCGAGCGCGGCTCGTGCCGCATCGATCAGCCCTGCCGTCTCGGTCGACGTCTTGCCGCGGAGGGCGAGGGCCTCGTAGATGCGGGCGAGATCGTTGATCGGCACCCGCTCGGCGAGCAGCCCGGCGAGGACGCGCTGGATGCCGGCGAGCGACAGCACGGCGGGTGTGAGCTCCTCGACCGTCGCGGGGCTCGACTGCTTGAGGTGCTCGGTCAGCTGACGGACGTCCTCGAGCGACAGCAGCCGGTCGGCCTGGCTCTGCACGATGTCGGAGAGATGCGTGATGATGACGCTGGCCCGATCGATCACCGTGGCACCGGCCATGTCGGCGGCGTGCGACATCTCGGCCGGAACCCACTTGCCCTCGAGCCCGAACACCGGGTCCACCACCGCGGTGCCGGGCAGCTGCTCGAGCCCGGTGCCGATCGCGAGCACATGGCCGCGCGGCACGGCTCCGCGCCCCGCCTCGACGCCGGCGATGAGAATCGAGTACGTCTGCGCCGGCAGGTCGATGTTGTCGCGGGTGCGCACCGGCGGCATCAGGATGCCGATGTCGAGGGCCAGTTTGCGACGGAGCGACTTCACCCGCGTGAGCAGGTCGCCCGCTCCCCCGGAGGCGAGGTCGACGATGTCGGGAGAGAGCGAGATCTCGAGGGCGTGCACACGCATCCGATCCATCAGCTCCTCGGGCCCCTCGGCCCCCGCCTCCTCGGCCTCCTGCTGCAGGGCGTCGGCCTCGAGTGCCGCATCGCGGTCCTCGTTGGCCTTGACCCGGGACGCCGCGAACAGGAGCACGCAGCCGATCACCAGGAACACCAGCAGCGGCATCCCGGGGATGAAGCCCATCGCGATCGCGGCGAGGCCGGTGATCACCAGTGCGTTGCGCGACTGCATGAGCTGTCGACCTGCCGCCTGCCCCATCTCGGTCTCGGCGTTCTCGCGCGTGACGATCATGCCCGTCGACACGGCCATGAGGAGTGCCGGGATCTGGGTGACGAGGCCGTCGCCGATGGTGAGGATGCTGTAGGTCTCCAGCGCATCCCCCACCTCCATGCCGTGCTGGACCATGCCGATGATGATGCCGCCGACGAAGTTGATGACGACGATCACGATCCCGGCGATCGCATCTCCCTTCACGAACTTCGACGCACCGTCCATCGCACCGTAGAAGTCGGCCTCCGCGGCGACCTCGGCGCGACGCCTGCGCGCCTCCGTGTCGGTGATGAGCCCGGCGTTCAGATCGGCGTCGATCGCCATCTGCTTGCCCGGCATGGCGTCGAGGGTGAAGCGGGCACCGACCTCGGCGACGCGCTCGGCGCCCTTGGTCACCACGACGAATTGAATGACGGTGAGGATGAGGAAGATCACGGCGCCGATGACGAGGGATCCGCTGATGGTGATCTGCCCGAACGCCTGGATCACCTGGCCCGCGTGGGCTTCGCTGAGCACCAGGCGGGTGGAGGCGACGTTGAGCCCGAGTCGGAACAGCGTCGCGACCAGGAGAAGGCTCGGGAACACCGAGAAGTCCAGCGGCTTCTTGACGAACATCGCCGTGAGCAGGATCAGCAGCGCGAACGAGATGTTCAGGACGATGAGCACATCGAGAAGCCCGGTCGGGATCGGCACGATGAGCAGGAGGATGATGCCGACGACGCCGACGGGTACCGCGCCCTTGGACAGGATCTGACCGATCATGGGTCTCGCCTTCTCGTTCTCTCTACTCGT contains the following coding sequences:
- a CDS encoding AAA family ATPase, which translates into the protein MTSTYIETGGHVRVYDDAVRTHQVFPLGTYRVHFTSKEGFSLIKVDDLTVGTERIYGGRDKKVDKIFRSYALSDRSLGVMLSGDKGIGKTLFLRMVAEEAREQCLPVVIVSEDNDGIVEFLDSLDECLIVFDEFEKNFPAGRRGIADGTNRQNQFLSLFDGLSSVKRIYCLTVNDIADVSTYIVNRPGRFHYHMRFEYPGPDEVRQYLLDQAPHADPDEIENVALFSRRARLNYDHLRAIAFELDQPDTLFSEIVEDLNIKSVEPSTYRIEARFPDGKVWSDEVEMNLFERGDVGRTYELRNSTRSIFASFVPKDLIFEPDGSIFVPIHKLDLLDDEDEEPEVYPTTVSLILVGQASYGFGL
- a CDS encoding sigma-70 family RNA polymerase sigma factor, which produces MPMRARNQLVVDHLHIVGAATAYVASRLTHVSRDDLASAGAFALVRAAEKFDATLGVPFGAFARGRVNWALKDELRAMDWAPREVRVRAKATAKVRQTLTSALGRTPSVAEIAAAMGVDTATVREGLADAERMVTSLDAPDAPEIVWTGYLPEELAIASERDEFLRRAVDALPDRKRDVVRAIYFEDRTVTEIADELGVSHAAVSQQRAEGVRMLRDALDRHYADSPAVDAPPTSRSSASVLDAYFERLAEGGQRFTRAILSHAVGV
- a CDS encoding HU family DNA-binding protein: MSTSRTLETNRVSKREFVQRFARRGGISVQAAQTAYSAMIDELLDLVGRGNTVTLTNFGKFYPQTHKGHRVQFAKDEGDAEVNDYTVLKFSATREVNRRVKVND
- a CDS encoding flagellar assembly protein FliW; the encoded protein is MSTTTAETTSIRVEFRSPMLGLSPYRAFALEPITGADGLYALRATDADVRLFVLDPRSADPGYAPVVSADVFAEVDAVDSSEVDVFVVANPSADGVHVNLRAPILIHRETGRATQTILDDQTYPIRALLGG
- the flgL gene encoding flagellar hook-associated protein FlgL, producing MIGRITSNTMTQQSLRTLQANLADRERLQNQAASQRAFRTPSEDPAAAATTLGVHGDQSRVAQFARNLSDGMAWVTTVDTALGASTDLLNRARDLTVQGANSGALSPTARESIAQELETISAELLAQANTTVLGRSVFAGTSDSGTAFDSGTFAFNGIPGEGVRRRISDNETVRVDFDGAQAFGQGATSAFALLNDIAAELRGGADVGGRLDDIDARLKDVVSARGATGARQAQLERAASQNLSASTDLEARRAEVENVDSLEVLVKLQSAELVFQSALQVTARSLQTNLLEFLR
- the flgK gene encoding flagellar hook-associated protein FlgK gives rise to the protein MSSFAGLRLAESALSAARAGMTVTGQNIANQATPGYTRQRVDQVSVSAPGQTGLWPSGLGIGGGVGVTGIARLGDDILDARVRDALATSGFWVARATAAGQAEDVLAEPTKAGLAANLDRFWAGWSDLTNTPDPAAAQVVLTNASVLVGQIAAGYQSIAGQWSDLRGQVDSQIADVNAVAGQVATLNGQIRDALQSGRNANELIDQRNVLAQQLSTAVGAKGSVEADGTLTLRVDGNALVSGDSSRALIASGPQDIADGGRIGVAWADRPGLAVSVTGGIIGGTISSLAPASEGGTLAGVAAAYNETAAALATAVNDVHRTGVTSSGAAGGDFFSVAGAGPAALGLGVVPTGLDDLALAAPGAGAKDTTIADRISTLGSSATGPSKTWSSFVTGFAVAVAGDRQRADIADMGAVAAVTAQQSNASVDGDEETINLLTYQTAYQAAARVLTAVDEALDLLINRTGLVGR
- a CDS encoding flagellar protein FlgN, with amino-acid sequence MQLMRERDLLEVLLFKLDEQQMLLATGRNRWIHHAANEIERVLAAMPTVALSRDTLVISVADEWGVPEATTLRDLIDAAPTDAWREVLSGHLDAMTALADEIGDMKKVNEQRLRTAIRVTQETIAGLGVPTGEYDPQGDVVRGADARLLDTRV
- the csrA gene encoding carbon storage regulator CsrA — its product is MEGRRRMLVLTRRANESIVIGDDITVTILAVTPSGVRVGIDAPRDKRINRAEIVLAVSDANQEAAQTSSGETAEALLLGALGRTSTTS
- a CDS encoding flagellar biosynthesis protein FlhA, producing MIGQILSKGAVPVGVVGIILLLIVPIPTGLLDVLIVLNISFALLILLTAMFVKKPLDFSVFPSLLLVATLFRLGLNVASTRLVLSEAHAGQVIQAFGQITISGSLVIGAVIFLILTVIQFVVVTKGAERVAEVGARFTLDAMPGKQMAIDADLNAGLITDTEARRRRAEVAAEADFYGAMDGASKFVKGDAIAGIVIVVINFVGGIIIGMVQHGMEVGDALETYSILTIGDGLVTQIPALLMAVSTGMIVTRENAETEMGQAAGRQLMQSRNALVITGLAAIAMGFIPGMPLLVFLVIGCVLLFAASRVKANEDRDAALEADALQQEAEEAGAEGPEELMDRMRVHALEISLSPDIVDLASGGAGDLLTRVKSLRRKLALDIGILMPPVRTRDNIDLPAQTYSILIAGVEAGRGAVPRGHVLAIGTGLEQLPGTAVVDPVFGLEGKWVPAEMSHAADMAGATVIDRASVIITHLSDIVQSQADRLLSLEDVRQLTEHLKQSSPATVEELTPAVLSLAGIQRVLAGLLAERVPINDLARIYEALALRGKTSTETAGLIDAARAALGPAIAARFAEDGRIRVVMFEPMLEQQMLEGMRVVEGQPQIVLTPEATMQVLENVRRTVAELDQIGPEPVLVCAPSLRQAVRRMVSSQVGGLPVLSYDEAAAGGLATDVVGVVRMTQSALPSAAV